One genomic window of Ruminococcus gauvreauii includes the following:
- a CDS encoding HAD family hydrolase — protein sequence MYKACLFDLDGTLLDTVESIAHVANQVLTHYGLDSVPVELFNYFAGDGADELIRRCFVKTGGDLSYLDEARQMYRDLFAKDPLYHVRAYEGMPETLLELRERGVHLAVCTNKPHPAAVGAIHGIYGDGLFDVIQGQMPSIPRKPAPDSALLIAHRLGVKPEECMYVGDTDTDMKTGNRACMLTIGVLWGFRERGELEEHHAHYIIERPEELLDIQRKRGKYHAELQ from the coding sequence ATGTACAAGGCATGTTTATTTGATTTGGATGGAACACTATTAGATACCGTAGAGTCTATTGCGCATGTGGCAAATCAGGTACTGACACATTATGGACTGGACTCGGTTCCGGTGGAACTTTTCAATTATTTTGCCGGTGACGGTGCGGATGAACTGATCAGGCGCTGCTTTGTTAAGACAGGAGGCGATCTGTCGTACCTGGATGAGGCAAGACAGATGTACCGGGATTTATTTGCAAAAGACCCTCTTTATCATGTGAGGGCGTATGAAGGCATGCCGGAGACACTGCTGGAGCTGAGAGAACGCGGAGTACATCTGGCCGTCTGTACGAACAAGCCGCATCCGGCGGCTGTGGGGGCCATTCATGGGATATACGGGGATGGGCTGTTCGATGTCATTCAGGGGCAGATGCCAAGTATCCCGCGGAAACCTGCGCCTGACAGTGCTCTGCTGATCGCGCACAGACTGGGAGTGAAGCCGGAAGAATGCATGTATGTCGGCGATACCGACACAGATATGAAGACGGGCAACAGGGCGTGTATGCTGACGATCGGAGTTCTGTGGGGCTTCAGGGAACGCGGGGAACTGGAAGAACACCATGCCCATTACATTATCGAACGTCCGGAAGAATTACTGGATATACAGAGGAAAAGGGGGAAATATCATGCAGAGTTACAGTGA
- a CDS encoding proline-rich domain-containing protein: MANFCTKCGKPLINGQPCGCTEKTSSVCGSQEEKVTEVSAQDREKARDTAGQADHDAKTPDDGGRSTDLQEDQDRECQKNPYQGNPYMGPQPGNPYQGNPYMGPQPGNPYQGNPYMGPQPGNPYQGNPYVGPQPGNPYQSSPYGGPQGNFNTQWFNEKKGQFVKNTKNMFAEIIPLISRPDSTIRKISDSNNSVMGLEMVGLKALICFLVSLVAISKLKSISYGAVDISILKVFLLIIIAAFGGAYLQAGIFKGVVAMFGGSTTLHKMLTAVGVSSFADSAGILLSAIFALALPKFAVVLFLIFAAVSYLFFLRGYEHGVRMETNRKLYCLIVSLVVTAAAVCLILYIFIPIIADAGTQNLMSMFRGMM, encoded by the coding sequence ATGGCAAATTTCTGTACAAAATGCGGGAAACCGCTGATCAACGGACAACCCTGCGGCTGCACGGAGAAGACATCATCGGTCTGCGGTTCACAGGAAGAAAAAGTGACGGAAGTCTCGGCACAGGATCGGGAGAAAGCCCGGGATACAGCGGGACAGGCAGATCATGATGCAAAGACTCCTGATGATGGGGGAAGATCAACAGATTTGCAGGAAGATCAGGATAGAGAGTGTCAGAAGAACCCGTATCAGGGGAATCCGTACATGGGGCCGCAGCCGGGGAATCCATATCAGGGGAATCCGTACATGGGGCCGCAGCCGGGGAATCCATATCAGGGAAATCCGTACATGGGGCCGCAGCCGGGGAATCCGTATCAGGGGAACCCGTATGTGGGACCGCAGCCGGGGAATCCGTATCAGAGCAGTCCATATGGAGGACCACAGGGTAACTTCAACACCCAGTGGTTTAATGAGAAAAAAGGTCAGTTCGTGAAGAATACGAAAAATATGTTCGCTGAAATTATTCCGCTGATCTCCAGACCGGATTCAACGATCAGAAAGATCAGTGACAGCAACAACAGTGTGATGGGACTGGAGATGGTTGGGCTGAAGGCGCTGATCTGTTTTCTGGTCAGCCTGGTGGCCATATCGAAACTGAAGAGCATCTCTTATGGTGCGGTGGATATTTCGATCCTGAAGGTATTTCTTCTGATCATCATAGCTGCCTTTGGCGGGGCGTATCTTCAGGCGGGGATCTTTAAGGGAGTTGTTGCCATGTTTGGAGGGAGTACGACACTGCATAAAATGCTGACTGCCGTCGGCGTATCATCATTTGCTGACAGTGCAGGTATTTTGCTGTCGGCGATCTTTGCGCTGGCGCTTCCCAAATTTGCGGTGGTTCTGTTTCTGATATTCGCTGCAGTCAGTTATCTGTTTTTCCTGAGGGGATATGAACACGGTGTCAGGATGGAAACGAACCGTAAGCTTTACTGCCTGATCGTATCGCTGGTGGTGACGGCGGCAGCTGTCTGCCTGATCCTGTACATCTTTATTCCGATTATTGCGGATGCGGGAACGCAAAATCTGATGAGTATGTTTCGGGGAATGATGTAA
- the pdxR gene encoding MocR-like pyridoxine biosynthesis transcription factor PdxR — MRELTISLDGESKTPLYEQIYQHLKMEIQKRQILPGECLPSTRALSRYLQVSRSTVDLAYMQLMSEGYIESIPYRGYFVCELEGIYQFPEEEAVPDEKKPGNLEEYTYDFAVNGIDAHGFPQNQWRKISKEILQQDDTSLFQLGDPQGEWELRQVLASYLHHARGVHCTPGQIIVGAGNDYLLMLLRVILGQHHVIAMENPTYKSAYQGFLNLEYQVCSIAMDDAGMRIDELERSGADIAYVMPSHQFPMGNVMPVKRRMQLLSWADDAGERYIIEDDYDSEFRYRGKPIPALQGYDSHQNVIYLGTFSKSIAPAIRISYMVLPEKLVKRYGQCGSNFSATVSKVDQRIIELLIRDGHYERHLNRMRALYKGKHDVLLAELKQMTDICRVFGENAGVHVGLTFTGGITEQEAVERAAAQGVRIYGLSAYDTAGSMSPEESRAVILGYATLSEEEIRQGMNRLCRAWK; from the coding sequence ATGAGAGAGCTGACCATATCTCTGGATGGAGAGAGTAAAACTCCCCTGTATGAACAGATTTATCAGCACCTGAAAATGGAAATTCAAAAGAGGCAGATACTCCCGGGGGAGTGTCTGCCTTCTACGCGTGCACTGAGCCGTTACCTGCAGGTCAGCAGGAGCACTGTGGACCTTGCCTATATGCAGCTGATGTCGGAAGGATACATCGAATCTATCCCATACAGGGGATATTTCGTATGTGAACTTGAAGGCATATATCAGTTTCCGGAAGAAGAGGCTGTGCCGGACGAGAAAAAGCCGGGAAATCTGGAGGAATACACATACGATTTTGCGGTCAATGGTATCGATGCGCATGGCTTTCCGCAGAATCAGTGGAGAAAAATATCAAAGGAAATCCTTCAGCAGGATGACACATCGCTGTTTCAGCTGGGAGATCCGCAGGGAGAATGGGAACTCCGCCAGGTTCTGGCATCCTATCTGCACCATGCCCGCGGAGTGCACTGTACGCCGGGACAGATTATCGTGGGCGCCGGAAACGATTACCTGCTGATGCTGCTCAGGGTAATCCTGGGGCAGCACCATGTGATCGCCATGGAGAACCCAACGTATAAGAGCGCGTATCAGGGGTTTTTGAACCTGGAATATCAGGTATGCAGCATAGCCATGGATGATGCGGGTATGAGGATCGATGAACTGGAGAGAAGCGGCGCAGATATTGCTTACGTGATGCCGTCTCACCAGTTCCCCATGGGAAATGTCATGCCGGTCAAACGGCGCATGCAGCTGCTTTCGTGGGCGGATGACGCCGGCGAACGCTACATCATTGAGGATGATTATGACAGTGAATTTCGGTACCGCGGAAAGCCGATTCCGGCACTGCAGGGGTATGACAGCCATCAGAATGTGATTTATCTCGGCACGTTTTCCAAATCAATCGCACCTGCAATACGTATCAGTTATATGGTTTTGCCGGAAAAGCTGGTCAAACGATATGGACAGTGCGGAAGCAATTTTTCTGCCACAGTATCGAAAGTGGACCAGAGGATTATCGAACTGCTGATCCGTGACGGGCATTACGAGCGGCATCTGAACCGGATGCGGGCCCTGTACAAAGGAAAACATGATGTACTTCTTGCAGAATTGAAACAGATGACGGATATCTGCCGGGTGTTTGGGGAAAATGCGGGAGTTCATGTGGGGCTGACATTCACCGGCGGAATAACAGAACAGGAAGCTGTGGAGCGGGCTGCTGCACAGGGTGTTCGTATCTATGGACTTTCTGCCTATGATACCGCAGGCAGTATGTCTCCGGAAGAATCCCGGGCGGTGATTCTCGGGTATGCGACGCTGTCCGAGGAGGAAATACGGCAGGGGATGAACAGGCTTTGCCGGGCATGGAAATAA
- a CDS encoding ABC transporter permease produces the protein MNQRKKTIIIFTAAVVFLVLVAAAGVFCYDTARVTDFSRKNLAPGLSYLFGTDWLGRDMLARTLTGLSISILIGVAAAGISAVIAFLLGVMAAVLGNKVDSVISFLIDMILGIPHILLLLLISYALGKGLKGVVLGVALTHWPSLARVIRGEVLQLKNSQYIQIAHRLGHSKMKTAMKHMVPHLLPQFIVGLILMFPHAILHEASITFLGFGLSSEQPAIGIILSESMKYLITGKWWLAVLPGVMLVLTVVLFDVAGSSLRKLLDPSSAHE, from the coding sequence ATGAACCAGAGAAAAAAGACCATTATCATTTTTACAGCCGCAGTGGTGTTTCTTGTGTTGGTGGCGGCAGCCGGCGTGTTTTGTTACGATACTGCCAGAGTGACAGACTTTTCAAGAAAAAATCTTGCGCCGGGTCTTTCATATCTGTTCGGCACGGACTGGCTGGGCAGGGATATGCTGGCGAGAACTCTGACCGGACTGTCCATCAGTATTCTGATCGGAGTAGCGGCAGCAGGGATCAGCGCGGTCATCGCATTTTTACTGGGCGTGATGGCGGCGGTGCTTGGGAATAAAGTTGACAGTGTAATCTCCTTTTTGATCGATATGATTCTGGGGATCCCGCATATCCTGCTGCTGCTGCTGATCTCGTATGCACTTGGGAAAGGGCTGAAAGGGGTCGTCCTTGGAGTTGCACTTACCCACTGGCCATCACTTGCGCGTGTTATCAGGGGAGAGGTGCTGCAGCTGAAGAACAGTCAGTATATCCAGATTGCCCATCGGCTGGGACACAGCAAAATGAAGACAGCCATGAAGCATATGGTGCCGCATCTTCTGCCTCAGTTTATCGTAGGGCTGATCCTGATGTTTCCGCATGCGATCCTGCACGAGGCCAGTATTACATTCTTAGGCTTTGGTCTTTCATCAGAGCAGCCGGCGATCGGCATTATTCTTTCGGAAAGCATGAAATATCTGATTACCGGAAAATGGTGGCTGGCAGTGCTGCCGGGTGTGATGCTGGTGCTGACAGTTGTATTGTTTGATGTGGCGGGCAGCAGCCTCAGAAAGCTTCTGGACCCATCCAGTGCGCATGAATAA
- a CDS encoding hemolysin family protein produces the protein MIGAIILQIILIILNATFASAEIAVISMNDTKLKRLTAQGDSRAVKLSSLTEQPARFLATIQVAITLASLLGSAFAADNFAGPLVDILISAGVPIPRNIMNSLAVFLITLILSYFSLVFGELVPKRIAMKQADALSLKMSHLLYGVSKAFAPLVALLTASTNVMLRLLGINPDEDDEKVTEEEIRMLLMEGSEDGTIDIHENEIIQNVFEFDDISVEQICTHRIDVIALYITDDIEKWEDTIYSSRHTYYPVCGESNDDIIGILNTKEYFRIKNRTREHVLDAALDKPYFVPESMKANVLFQNMKNSRIYFAVVLDEYGGLSGIITVHDLIEEIVGDLYETEEPADIEQISDDTWCIQGCAALDDVADILGIKLPVDDYDTYGGYLCSVIGRVPNDEECFECETDDIHVQVHSVFNHRIGSTTVKKRKH, from the coding sequence ATGATTGGTGCAATTATCTTACAGATCATTCTGATCATTTTGAATGCGACTTTTGCAAGCGCAGAGATCGCCGTTATTTCTATGAACGATACGAAACTGAAACGACTCACCGCGCAGGGTGATTCCCGGGCAGTAAAACTCTCTTCCCTGACCGAACAGCCGGCACGTTTTCTCGCCACCATACAGGTTGCCATTACGCTTGCATCGCTGCTGGGAAGTGCTTTCGCCGCTGACAATTTCGCAGGTCCTCTCGTCGATATCCTTATCAGCGCCGGCGTACCCATACCCAGGAATATAATGAACTCCCTGGCTGTCTTTCTCATAACACTGATTCTCTCATATTTCAGCCTGGTCTTCGGAGAGCTGGTGCCGAAACGGATCGCAATGAAGCAGGCCGACGCCCTCTCACTGAAGATGTCCCACCTTCTGTACGGAGTATCGAAGGCATTTGCACCGCTCGTCGCGCTGCTAACTGCCTCCACCAATGTAATGCTCAGGCTCCTGGGGATCAATCCTGATGAGGATGATGAAAAGGTAACCGAGGAAGAGATCCGCATGCTTCTGATGGAAGGAAGTGAGGACGGAACGATTGATATACACGAGAATGAAATTATACAGAATGTATTTGAATTTGACGATATCTCAGTAGAACAGATCTGTACTCATCGTATCGATGTGATCGCTCTGTACATAACAGACGACATCGAGAAATGGGAAGATACGATTTACAGCAGCCGCCATACTTATTATCCGGTCTGCGGCGAGAGCAATGACGATATCATCGGCATCTTAAATACCAAAGAATACTTCCGGATCAAAAACCGGACGCGTGAACATGTACTGGATGCAGCACTTGACAAGCCTTATTTTGTACCCGAGAGCATGAAAGCCAATGTACTGTTTCAGAACATGAAAAATTCCCGTATCTATTTTGCCGTCGTGCTGGATGAATACGGCGGACTGAGCGGTATCATAACCGTCCATGATCTGATCGAAGAGATTGTCGGTGATCTGTACGAGACCGAGGAACCGGCAGATATCGAACAGATCAGCGATGATACCTGGTGCATCCAGGGCTGCGCTGCGCTCGACGATGTTGCGGACATCCTGGGCATCAAACTTCCCGTCGATGATTACGATACGTACGGGGGGTACCTGTGCAGCGTCATCGGCAGGGTTCCCAACGATGAAGAGTGTTTTGAATGTGAAACCGATGATATACATGTCCAGGTACATTCGGTCTTTAACCACCGGATCGGCAGTACGACGGTTAAAAAACGAAAACATTGA
- a CDS encoding ABC transporter ATP-binding protein produces the protein MSLQAKDIVFSYQEEGEPVLNRVSLEVGSQERIGVTAPSGYGKTTLMKIIGGYMQPDSGQVLLDGRPLPKKGYCPVQMIWQHPEKSVNPRLKMEAVLEEGDQIEERVVRGLGIEPDWLGRYPQELSGGELQRFCIARALGQRTRYLIADEISTMLDLITQGQIWNFLLREVKERKIGMLVVSHSQELLDYVCTSQIRL, from the coding sequence ATGAGTCTGCAAGCTAAAGATATTGTATTTTCCTATCAGGAAGAGGGTGAACCGGTTCTGAATCGTGTCAGCCTGGAAGTGGGCTCACAGGAACGCATAGGCGTCACCGCCCCCAGCGGTTACGGGAAGACTACGCTGATGAAGATTATCGGGGGGTATATGCAGCCGGATTCGGGACAGGTCCTGCTGGATGGCCGCCCGCTTCCGAAGAAAGGATACTGTCCGGTACAGATGATCTGGCAGCATCCTGAGAAATCAGTCAATCCCAGGCTGAAGATGGAGGCAGTGCTGGAGGAAGGAGACCAGATTGAAGAACGTGTGGTCCGCGGACTGGGGATTGAACCGGATTGGCTCGGACGATATCCGCAGGAGCTTTCCGGAGGAGAGCTGCAGCGTTTTTGCATAGCCAGAGCCCTTGGACAAAGAACCCGCTACCTGATTGCCGATGAGATCAGTACCATGCTGGACCTGATTACCCAGGGACAGATCTGGAACTTCCTGCTCCGGGAAGTGAAGGAGAGAAAGATTGGAATGCTGGTGGTCAGCCACAGCCAGGAACTGCTGGACTATGTGTGTACCAGCCAGATACGGCTATAA
- a CDS encoding glutamine--tRNA ligase/YqeY domain fusion protein, translating to MEKETISKNFIEQIIEKDLSEGSYEEICTRFPPEPNGYLHIGHAKSILLNYGLAQEYHGKFNLRFDDTNPTKEKEEFVDSIKEDVAWLGADWEDRLFLASNYFPQMYEAAVKLIKKGKAYVCDLTAEEIREYRGTLTKPGKNSPYRERSAEENLRLFQEMKEGKYQDGEKVLRAKIDMSSPNINMRDPIIYRVAHMTHHNTGDAWCIYPMYDFAHPIEDAIEGVTHSICTLEFEDHRPLYDWVVQELGYEKPPKQIEFAKLYLTNVVTGKRYIKKLVEDGIVDGWDDPRLVSIAALRRRGFTPESIRMFVELCGVSKANSSVDYAMLEYCIREDLKMKRPRMMAVLDPVKLVIDNYPEDQVEYFEVSNNMENEDLGTRKVPFARELYIEREDFMEEPPRKYFRLFPGNEVRLMNAYFVKCESFVKDENGRVTEVHCTYDPETRSGSGFTGRKVKGTIHWVAAATAVKAEVRLYENIIDEEKGVYNEDGTLNLNPNSLTVLKDCYLEPSLAEAEAYDSFQFVRNGYFCVDVKDSKKDALVFNRIVSLKSSFKLPK from the coding sequence GTGGAAAAAGAAACGATTTCCAAAAATTTTATTGAGCAGATCATCGAAAAGGATCTGTCTGAAGGTTCATATGAGGAGATATGTACCAGATTTCCGCCGGAGCCGAATGGTTATCTGCATATCGGACATGCCAAATCCATACTGTTGAACTATGGGCTGGCACAGGAATATCATGGGAAGTTTAATCTTCGCTTTGACGATACGAATCCTACGAAAGAGAAAGAAGAATTTGTGGATTCGATCAAAGAGGATGTCGCATGGCTGGGGGCTGACTGGGAAGATCGTCTGTTTCTCGCATCCAACTATTTTCCGCAGATGTATGAGGCGGCAGTGAAGCTGATCAAAAAAGGCAAAGCATATGTCTGCGATCTGACTGCGGAAGAGATCAGAGAATACCGCGGAACGCTGACAAAGCCCGGAAAAAACAGTCCGTACAGAGAAAGAAGCGCAGAGGAGAATCTGAGACTGTTCCAGGAGATGAAAGAAGGAAAATATCAGGACGGTGAAAAAGTACTCCGTGCAAAAATCGATATGTCCTCTCCGAACATCAATATGAGAGATCCGATCATTTACCGGGTAGCGCATATGACACATCACAACACCGGGGATGCATGGTGTATTTATCCGATGTACGACTTTGCGCATCCGATCGAGGATGCGATTGAAGGAGTGACACATTCCATCTGTACCCTGGAATTCGAAGACCACAGACCTCTGTATGACTGGGTTGTTCAGGAGTTAGGGTACGAAAAGCCGCCGAAACAGATTGAATTTGCCAAATTATATCTGACCAACGTTGTGACGGGAAAGCGTTATATAAAGAAACTCGTGGAAGACGGCATTGTAGACGGCTGGGATGATCCACGTCTCGTATCGATCGCGGCGCTTCGAAGAAGAGGGTTTACGCCGGAATCCATCAGGATGTTCGTGGAACTCTGTGGGGTGTCAAAGGCAAACAGTTCCGTGGACTATGCAATGCTGGAATACTGTATACGCGAGGATCTGAAGATGAAACGGCCGCGTATGATGGCGGTGCTGGATCCGGTCAAACTTGTGATCGACAACTATCCGGAAGATCAGGTGGAATATTTTGAGGTCTCCAACAATATGGAAAATGAAGATCTCGGCACCAGAAAAGTTCCGTTTGCAAGAGAGCTGTATATCGAACGCGAAGATTTTATGGAGGAACCGCCGAGAAAGTACTTCCGGTTGTTTCCGGGAAATGAAGTCCGTCTGATGAATGCATACTTTGTCAAATGTGAAAGCTTCGTCAAAGACGAAAACGGCCGCGTGACGGAAGTACACTGCACGTACGATCCCGAGACGAGAAGCGGAAGCGGATTTACGGGAAGAAAGGTAAAGGGTACGATTCACTGGGTGGCTGCCGCGACTGCTGTCAAGGCGGAGGTGCGCCTCTATGAAAATATCATCGATGAAGAAAAAGGGGTATACAATGAAGACGGAACTCTGAATCTGAATCCGAATTCTCTGACCGTATTAAAAGACTGTTATCTTGAGCCCTCACTTGCAGAGGCAGAAGCGTACGATAGTTTTCAGTTTGTGAGAAATGGATATTTCTGCGTGGATGTAAAAGATTCGAAGAAAGATGCGCTTGTATTCAACAGAATTGTATCTCTGAAAAGTTCATTCAAGCTGCCGAAATAA
- a CDS encoding ABC transporter ATP-binding protein: protein MSCLNKWHILEISNLSVSFKQYDRGTRQIDLPVISDLNVSVHEGEIVAVVGASGSGKSLLAHAILGILPGNASMSGEIYFEQELLTQQRKQQVRGKEIALVPQSVNYLDPLMKVGKQVRQGRKDDVTKKKQRGLFKKYQLQEDTQDLYPFECSGGMSRRILLSTALMGNPRLIIADEPTPGLELSLAKKAMKDFRTFADEGNGVLLITHDIELALEVADRIAVFYAGTTVEEALVADFEAEETLRHPYTKALWRAMPRNGFSPIAGNQPYVKELPKGCVFGPRCPMFSKECEGEITSRIVRCGTVRCVKCQGEEGHSHESAS from the coding sequence ATGAGTTGTCTGAATAAGTGGCATATACTGGAGATCAGTAATCTCTCAGTATCGTTTAAACAGTATGACCGGGGAACCAGGCAGATAGACCTTCCGGTCATATCGGATCTGAATGTATCTGTCCATGAAGGTGAGATCGTAGCGGTGGTTGGTGCGAGCGGCTCCGGAAAAAGCCTGCTGGCACACGCCATTCTCGGAATTCTGCCGGGAAATGCCAGCATGAGCGGAGAAATTTATTTTGAGCAGGAGCTTTTGACACAACAGCGCAAGCAGCAGGTGAGAGGAAAAGAAATCGCACTGGTTCCGCAGAGCGTCAATTATCTGGATCCTTTGATGAAAGTTGGGAAACAGGTGCGCCAGGGCAGAAAAGACGACGTGACCAAAAAAAAGCAGCGCGGACTGTTTAAAAAATATCAGCTGCAGGAAGATACACAGGATCTGTACCCGTTCGAGTGCTCCGGGGGCATGAGCAGAAGGATTCTGCTCAGTACGGCTCTTATGGGTAATCCGAGACTGATCATCGCAGATGAGCCTACACCGGGGCTCGAGCTTTCGCTTGCCAAGAAGGCGATGAAGGATTTCCGGACTTTCGCTGATGAGGGAAACGGGGTGCTGCTGATTACCCACGATATTGAACTGGCGCTTGAGGTGGCTGACCGCATTGCGGTTTTTTACGCCGGGACGACGGTAGAAGAGGCGCTGGTGGCGGATTTTGAAGCGGAAGAGACGCTGAGGCACCCGTATACGAAAGCTCTCTGGCGTGCAATGCCGAGAAATGGATTTTCGCCGATAGCCGGGAATCAGCCGTATGTGAAGGAACTTCCGAAAGGATGTGTGTTTGGACCGCGCTGCCCGATGTTTTCAAAAGAATGTGAAGGAGAGATCACTTCACGAATCGTACGCTGCGGAACTGTACGCTGTGTAAAATGTCAGGGTGAGGAGGGGCACAGTCATGAGTCTGCAAGCTAA
- a CDS encoding ABC transporter permease, with protein sequence MILLLFAVSVVTFTLVSVSPIDPLQANVGQAALGAMSQEQKEKLESYWGVDEPPVQRYLNWAKDFIKGDMGDSLLYRQPVTAVIGVKLANSMMLMVIAWMISGLLGFLLGILAGVFRGTWIDRLIKGYSLLIASTPVFWLALLLLLVFAVWLKVLPVGLSVPIGVEAAGVTFLDRIQHAILPALTLSITGVSNITLHTREKMIDVMESDYMLFAQARGESRKRMVCRHGLRNIILPALTLQFASISEIIGGSVLVEQVFSYPGLGQAAVAAGTGSDVPLLMGITLVTAAIVFSGNFIANILYGVVDPRMRKGGAVS encoded by the coding sequence ATGATTTTGCTGCTGTTTGCTGTCAGCGTGGTGACATTTACACTGGTCAGTGTGTCGCCGATCGATCCGCTGCAGGCAAACGTGGGCCAGGCTGCACTGGGAGCGATGAGTCAGGAACAGAAAGAGAAGCTGGAATCTTACTGGGGTGTGGATGAACCGCCCGTGCAGCGGTATCTGAATTGGGCAAAAGATTTTATAAAGGGCGATATGGGAGATTCTCTCCTGTATCGCCAGCCTGTGACAGCGGTGATCGGGGTGAAACTTGCCAACTCGATGATGCTGATGGTAATAGCCTGGATGATATCCGGGCTTTTGGGCTTTCTGCTGGGAATCCTGGCAGGCGTGTTCCGGGGGACCTGGATTGACAGGCTCATCAAGGGGTATTCCCTTCTGATCGCCAGCACTCCTGTTTTCTGGCTGGCGCTGCTGCTGCTGCTTGTATTTGCGGTATGGCTTAAGGTGCTGCCGGTGGGCTTAAGCGTGCCGATCGGAGTGGAGGCTGCAGGCGTAACGTTTCTCGACCGTATCCAGCATGCGATACTTCCGGCACTCACCCTTTCCATCACGGGTGTTTCCAATATCACGCTCCATACCAGGGAGAAGATGATCGATGTGATGGAAAGCGATTATATGCTGTTCGCACAGGCGCGGGGAGAGAGCAGAAAGCGTATGGTATGCCGGCATGGCCTGCGCAATATTATTCTTCCGGCACTCACCCTTCAGTTTGCTTCTATCAGCGAGATTATCGGCGGTTCTGTACTGGTTGAACAGGTATTTTCTTACCCGGGTCTCGGACAGGCGGCTGTCGCCGCGGGTACGGGCAGTGATGTGCCGCTTTTAATGGGTATTACTCTGGTCACGGCGGCGATCGTATTTTCAGGCAATTTTATTGCCAATATACTGTACGGTGTGGTCGACCCGCGAATGAGAAAAGGAGGGGCCGTATCATGA